One Desulfobulbus propionicus DSM 2032 DNA segment encodes these proteins:
- a CDS encoding efflux RND transporter permease subunit has translation MARFFINRPIVAMVLSILMVIVGLVAMSGLPTAQFPNIVPPEIKVSTTYTGADALTLEQAVATPIEQEMSGVDNMNYMYSINANNGETKLTVNFDIKTDTNTDQLLAQMRKGQAESQLPSDVRNYGVKVEKSTSSPLIMFGLYSPNGTYDNVFLANYCYININDQMTRIPGIASVTIFGAGKYAMRLWVKPDQLAKLNITIPEIVNAINAQNTVNPAGQVGAEPVPTGQEFTYAVRAQGRLQSEADFGRVVLRANPDGSIVRVSDVARIELGAQTYSLEGRLNGKPSALIALYQMPGSNAVEAAKGARELMEQLKQRFPPDLDYVVSLDTTLAVTEGIKEIEHTLFEALVLVIIVVFIFLQGWRATLIPLLAVPVSLVGTFMFFPLFGFSINTLSLFGLVLAIGLVVDDAIVVVEAVEHHIEHGLSPKEATFKAMEEVSGPVIAIAIILAAVFVPTAFIPGITGRLYQQFALTIALSVIISAFNALTLSPALCALLLKPKVKGRGPLQKFYDWFNRVFGRATDGYVGLCRVAVHKSAISLLFLVGMVVLTGFFGKTVPSGFLPEEDQGYVFAGIQLPDAASLQRTRDLTEQAEKLIMETPGVKYTTSVIGYSMLSQVTNTYSAFFFITLDDWAARKEPAVQYEAIKQTLNKKLGSLSGAIGFAFSPPAIPGIGTSGGVTFMLEDRAGKDLEFLATNVSKFVEAAKKRPELATVSTTFRPTVPQLFVEVDQDKVLKQGVNVNDVYKTLQSFMGSGFINYFNKFGRQWQVYIQAEGDFRTNIDNIGQFYVRNQEGKSVPLSALTTVKNITGPEFTMRYNLYRAAQINAGAAPGYSSAQAMRALEEVFAETMPSEMGYDYMGMSFQEWQAQKGVSPVVIFGFSLLCVFLILAAQYESWSLPFSVLLGTPIAVAGAFGALFLRGQENNVYAQIGLVMLIGLSAKNAILIVEFAKMEYEKGRPLLEATLEGAKLRLRPILMTSFAFILGCVPLAIASGAGAISRQVMGNAVIGGMLAATCIGVFLIPVTFYVVEKLGHRPTNEPTVSASSNQGGPHHG, from the coding sequence ATGGCCAGATTCTTCATCAATCGCCCCATTGTGGCCATGGTGCTCTCGATCCTTATGGTCATTGTCGGGCTGGTCGCCATGAGCGGCCTGCCCACCGCCCAGTTTCCCAACATCGTGCCGCCGGAGATCAAGGTGTCCACCACCTACACCGGTGCCGATGCCCTTACCCTGGAGCAGGCGGTGGCCACCCCGATCGAGCAGGAGATGTCGGGCGTGGACAACATGAACTACATGTACTCGATCAACGCCAACAATGGCGAGACCAAGCTGACGGTCAACTTCGACATCAAGACCGACACCAACACCGACCAGCTGCTGGCCCAGATGCGCAAGGGCCAGGCCGAGTCGCAGCTGCCCAGCGATGTGCGTAACTACGGCGTCAAGGTGGAGAAATCGACCTCCTCGCCGCTGATCATGTTCGGCCTCTATTCGCCGAACGGTACCTACGACAACGTCTTCCTCGCCAACTACTGCTACATCAATATCAACGACCAGATGACCCGCATTCCGGGTATCGCCAGCGTCACCATCTTCGGCGCCGGCAAGTACGCCATGCGGTTGTGGGTCAAGCCCGATCAGCTGGCCAAGCTCAACATCACTATCCCCGAGATCGTCAACGCCATCAATGCCCAGAACACGGTCAACCCAGCCGGGCAGGTGGGGGCGGAACCGGTGCCCACAGGCCAGGAATTCACCTACGCGGTGCGCGCCCAAGGGCGGTTGCAGTCCGAGGCGGATTTTGGCCGGGTGGTACTGCGCGCCAATCCGGACGGCTCGATCGTGCGGGTCAGCGATGTGGCCCGGATCGAGCTGGGCGCCCAGACTTACAGCCTGGAAGGCCGGCTCAACGGCAAGCCCAGCGCTCTGATTGCTCTGTACCAGATGCCCGGTTCCAACGCGGTCGAGGCAGCCAAGGGCGCCCGGGAACTGATGGAGCAGCTCAAGCAGCGCTTCCCGCCGGATCTGGATTATGTCGTGTCCCTCGATACCACCCTGGCGGTCACCGAGGGCATCAAGGAGATCGAACACACCCTGTTCGAGGCCCTGGTGCTGGTGATCATCGTGGTGTTCATCTTTCTCCAGGGGTGGCGGGCCACGCTGATCCCGCTGTTGGCGGTGCCGGTCTCCCTGGTGGGCACCTTCATGTTCTTTCCCCTGTTCGGCTTCTCGATCAACACCCTGTCGCTCTTTGGCCTGGTCTTGGCCATCGGCCTGGTGGTCGATGACGCCATCGTCGTGGTCGAGGCGGTGGAACACCATATCGAACACGGGCTCAGTCCCAAGGAGGCCACTTTCAAGGCCATGGAGGAGGTCTCGGGCCCGGTGATCGCCATCGCCATCATCCTCGCTGCGGTGTTCGTGCCCACGGCCTTCATCCCCGGCATCACCGGCCGGCTCTACCAGCAGTTCGCCCTGACCATCGCCCTGTCGGTGATCATCTCGGCCTTCAACGCCCTGACCCTTTCTCCGGCCCTGTGTGCCTTGCTGCTCAAACCCAAGGTCAAGGGCCGCGGGCCGCTGCAGAAATTTTATGATTGGTTCAACCGGGTGTTCGGCCGGGCCACCGACGGCTACGTCGGCCTGTGCCGGGTAGCGGTGCACAAGAGCGCCATCAGCCTGCTCTTTTTGGTGGGCATGGTGGTCCTGACCGGATTCTTCGGCAAAACCGTGCCCTCGGGCTTCCTGCCGGAAGAGGATCAGGGCTACGTCTTCGCCGGCATTCAACTTCCCGATGCGGCCTCGCTGCAGCGCACCCGCGATCTCACCGAACAGGCGGAAAAGCTGATCATGGAAACCCCAGGGGTGAAGTACACCACCTCGGTCATCGGCTACTCGATGCTCAGCCAGGTCACCAACACCTACTCGGCCTTCTTCTTCATCACCTTGGACGACTGGGCCGCACGCAAGGAGCCGGCCGTGCAGTACGAGGCCATCAAGCAGACGCTCAACAAGAAACTGGGCAGCCTCAGCGGCGCCATCGGTTTTGCCTTCTCGCCGCCGGCCATCCCCGGCATCGGCACCTCGGGTGGTGTGACCTTCATGCTCGAAGACCGGGCCGGCAAGGATCTGGAGTTCCTGGCCACCAATGTCAGCAAATTTGTCGAGGCGGCCAAAAAGCGGCCTGAACTGGCCACGGTCTCCACCACCTTTCGCCCGACCGTGCCCCAGCTGTTCGTCGAGGTCGATCAGGACAAGGTGCTCAAGCAGGGGGTCAACGTCAACGACGTTTACAAGACCCTGCAGAGCTTCATGGGCAGCGGCTTTATCAACTATTTCAACAAATTCGGTCGTCAGTGGCAGGTGTACATCCAGGCCGAGGGAGATTTCCGCACCAATATCGACAACATTGGCCAGTTCTATGTGCGCAATCAAGAGGGTAAATCCGTGCCGCTCTCGGCCTTGACCACGGTGAAGAACATTACCGGGCCGGAGTTCACCATGCGCTACAACCTCTACCGGGCCGCCCAGATCAATGCCGGCGCCGCCCCTGGCTACAGTTCGGCCCAGGCCATGCGGGCCCTGGAGGAAGTGTTCGCCGAGACCATGCCCTCGGAGATGGGCTACGACTACATGGGCATGAGCTTCCAGGAGTGGCAGGCGCAGAAAGGGGTGTCGCCGGTGGTGATTTTTGGATTTTCGCTGCTGTGCGTGTTCCTGATCCTGGCGGCCCAGTACGAGAGCTGGTCCTTGCCCTTTTCCGTCCTCTTGGGGACGCCGATCGCCGTGGCCGGCGCCTTTGGCGCCCTCTTTCTCCGCGGCCAGGAAAACAATGTCTATGCCCAGATCGGTCTGGTCATGCTCATCGGCCTGTCGGCCAAGAACGCCATCCTCATCGTCGAGTTCGCCAAGATGGAGTACGAGAAGGGCAGGCCCCTGCTGGAGGCCACCCTGGAGGGCGCCAAGCTGCGCCTGCGGCCCATTCTCATGACCTCGTTCGCCTTCATTCTCGGCTGTGTGCCGCTGGCCATTGCCTCGGGCGCGGGCGCCATCTCCCGCCAGGTCATGGGTAACGCGGTCATCGGCGGCATGCTCGCCGCCACCTGCATCGGTGTCTTCCTCATCCCGGTGACCTTCTATGTAGTGGAGAAACTGGGACACCGGCCCACGAACGAGCCGACCGTCTCCGCCAGTTCCAATCAGGGAGGGCCGCATCATGGATAA
- a CDS encoding efflux transporter outer membrane subunit: MDKSWIALLLILLVGGCTVGPDYNRPPIDAPSDWRLIDSEAKDLANTPWWQQFNDPVLTTLIETALRENKELQIAAARIEEYAGRYGMARADLFPQVSGSAEYNRQRVTELGDNRYASGYKTTTDTFAATLGASWEIDIWGRIRRGTEAARAELLASEEGRRAVVLSLVSSVASGYINLRDLDRQLEISRNTATSRGQSYALFKERFAGGIISDLELSQNRSQYEEALASIPSLEKAIAQQENGLSVLLGRNPGPIPRGRNIDQLTLPAVVAGLPSDLLERRPDIRQAEQTLIAANARIGVAKAAYFPSISLTGAFGSASGDLSDLFKGPSKVWNYSAPVTMPLFTAGKIAGSVKEAEAIQQQALLGYQQAIQNGFREVNDALADQQHTTRQLAAQKNQVDSLRQYADIARLRYDNGYTDYLAVLDAERSLFNAELAYTQTQGALHLALINLYKAMGGGWMNKADQMDRPVSGP; encoded by the coding sequence ATGGATAAATCGTGGATTGCCCTCCTCTTGATCCTGTTGGTGGGCGGGTGCACGGTGGGCCCGGATTACAACCGGCCGCCCATCGACGCCCCCTCGGATTGGCGGCTGATCGACAGCGAGGCCAAGGATCTGGCCAACACCCCCTGGTGGCAGCAGTTCAACGATCCGGTGCTCACGACCCTGATCGAGACGGCCCTGCGGGAAAACAAGGAGCTGCAGATCGCTGCGGCGCGCATTGAGGAGTATGCCGGACGCTATGGCATGGCCCGGGCGGATCTCTTCCCGCAGGTCAGTGGGTCTGCGGAATACAATCGGCAGCGGGTGACCGAACTGGGCGACAACCGGTATGCATCCGGCTACAAGACCACCACCGACACCTTTGCCGCCACTTTGGGCGCCAGTTGGGAGATCGACATCTGGGGCCGAATCCGGCGCGGCACCGAAGCGGCTCGGGCCGAGCTGCTGGCCAGCGAGGAGGGACGGCGGGCCGTGGTCCTCTCCTTGGTGAGCAGCGTGGCCAGCGGATACATCAACCTGCGCGACCTCGACCGCCAGCTGGAGATCAGCCGCAACACCGCCACCAGCCGTGGTCAATCGTATGCACTATTCAAGGAACGGTTTGCCGGCGGCATCATCTCCGATCTCGAGTTGAGCCAGAACCGTTCCCAGTACGAGGAGGCCCTGGCCTCCATTCCCAGCCTGGAAAAGGCCATCGCCCAACAGGAGAACGGCCTCAGTGTCCTTTTGGGGCGCAATCCCGGGCCGATCCCGCGGGGCAGGAACATCGATCAGTTGACCCTGCCGGCGGTGGTCGCCGGGTTGCCTTCGGACCTGCTTGAGCGGCGGCCCGATATCCGTCAGGCCGAGCAGACGCTGATTGCCGCCAATGCCCGCATCGGCGTGGCCAAGGCCGCCTATTTCCCGTCCATCTCTCTCACCGGCGCCTTTGGCTCGGCCAGTGGCGACCTCAGTGATTTGTTCAAGGGGCCATCCAAGGTCTGGAACTACAGCGCGCCCGTGACCATGCCCCTCTTCACCGCCGGTAAGATTGCCGGCAGCGTCAAGGAGGCCGAGGCCATCCAGCAACAGGCCCTGCTCGGCTATCAGCAGGCCATCCAGAACGGGTTCCGCGAGGTCAACGATGCCCTGGCTGATCAGCAGCATACCACGAGGCAGTTGGCGGCGCAGAAGAATCAGGTCGACTCCCTGCGCCAGTACGCCGACATCGCCCGGTTGCGCTATGACAACGGCTATACCGATTATCTGGCGGTGCTCGATGCGGAACGCAGCCTGTTCAATGCCGAACTGGCCTACACCCAAACCCAGGGTGCGCTCCATCTGGCCCTGATCAATCTCTACAAGGCCATGGGCGGCGGCTGGATGAACAAGGCGGACCAGATGGACCGACCGGTCAGCGGACCGTGA
- a CDS encoding twin-arginine translocation pathway signal protein translates to MKTDWKQPNRRRLTQVLALGWIGTLLMLALPQISLAATAAEINRDVDIALKTLYQTTPAAKKMAGIAKGILVFPDIIKGGFIIGGQYGEGALRVGGKTTGFYRTIAASYGLQAGAQSFGYALFFLSDADLKYLKSSKGWEIGIGPTVVVMDEGMARTFSTTTAKSGIYAFFFDQRGLMAGLGIQGSKITQIQPDK, encoded by the coding sequence ATGAAGACAGACTGGAAACAACCAAACAGACGGCGACTGACACAGGTCCTTGCCTTGGGCTGGATTGGAACGTTGCTGATGCTGGCCCTCCCGCAGATATCCCTGGCAGCCACCGCCGCCGAAATCAACCGTGATGTTGACATCGCCCTGAAGACCTTGTACCAGACCACCCCCGCAGCCAAGAAAATGGCCGGTATCGCCAAAGGCATTCTTGTTTTTCCCGACATCATCAAGGGCGGTTTTATCATCGGCGGCCAGTACGGTGAGGGCGCGCTGCGCGTCGGCGGCAAGACCACCGGCTTTTATCGCACAATTGCCGCCTCGTACGGCTTGCAAGCCGGGGCGCAATCCTTTGGCTATGCCCTGTTTTTTCTCTCCGATGCGGACCTGAAGTATCTGAAGAGCAGCAAGGGCTGGGAGATCGGCATTGGTCCCACGGTCGTGGTCATGGATGAAGGCATGGCCCGGACGTTCTCCACCACCACTGCCAAGTCGGGCATCTATGCCTTTTTCTTTGATCAGCGAGGATTGATGGCCGGCCTGGGTATCCAAGGCAGCAAGATCACCCAGATTCAGCCGGATAAATAA
- a CDS encoding DUF3313 domain-containing protein has protein sequence MKTTRTLMIGALLLVCGMLVGCASTPKETPSGFLQNYPQFQPGPSDGVDQLYTKPGMDLSKYRRIMVDEAQFYLKKSAAEQGIQASELKELSDTFHRAIFEALGNAYPLVTEPGADVLRIRLAVTNIETSNPAMSGITTVLPVGLAISVAKKATTGSYTGVGGASMEVEFLDSMTNERLAAAIDTFDGSKMSGFSKLGATKEAFAFWAKRLRVTLDKAHGKVEE, from the coding sequence ATGAAAACAACACGGACACTGATGATAGGGGCGCTTCTGCTGGTCTGCGGCATGCTCGTCGGTTGCGCCTCCACACCCAAGGAGACCCCTTCCGGTTTTCTGCAAAATTATCCGCAGTTCCAACCGGGCCCCAGCGACGGGGTTGATCAGCTCTACACCAAGCCCGGCATGGATTTGAGCAAGTATCGGCGGATCATGGTGGACGAGGCCCAGTTCTATCTGAAGAAGAGCGCGGCGGAGCAGGGCATCCAGGCCAGCGAGCTCAAGGAACTGTCCGACACCTTTCACCGCGCCATTTTCGAAGCGCTGGGCAATGCCTATCCGCTGGTCACCGAACCAGGTGCGGATGTGTTGCGCATTCGGTTGGCGGTGACGAACATCGAAACCAGCAATCCGGCGATGAGCGGCATCACCACGGTGCTGCCGGTGGGCTTGGCGATCAGCGTTGCCAAGAAAGCCACGACCGGCTCCTACACAGGGGTTGGCGGAGCCAGCATGGAGGTGGAATTTCTCGATTCCATGACCAATGAACGTCTGGCAGCCGCCATCGATACCTTCGACGGTTCGAAGATGAGCGGGTTCAGCAAGTTGGGGGCCACCAAGGAGGCCTTTGCATTCTGGGCCAAGCGGTTACGGGTTACCCTGGATAAGGCGCACGGCAAGGTGGAGGAATAA
- a CDS encoding paraquat-inducible protein A — protein MPIDQPPPTVIACPDCDLLNRLPAEATTVTLLCGRCGAVLARHKPDSIERSLALTLTALILFVVSNSFPFLAMKTGGFVQETTLLTGIRELWKQDMQGLSCLVLLTCVLVPGLQMIGLLYILAPLQWGRRPAAHAARVFRLVQEVAPWGMMEVFMMGILVALVKLGHMATIVPGVSVFSFGGLIFVMAAAFSTLDPPLLWQRLDLRR, from the coding sequence ATGCCCATCGACCAACCGCCGCCCACAGTGATCGCCTGCCCCGATTGTGACCTGCTCAATCGGCTGCCTGCGGAGGCAACAACCGTCACCCTGCTGTGCGGTCGTTGCGGTGCGGTGCTCGCCCGTCACAAACCCGACAGCATCGAACGTTCCCTGGCCCTGACCCTGACAGCGCTGATCCTGTTCGTTGTCTCCAACAGTTTTCCGTTCCTGGCCATGAAGACCGGCGGCTTTGTCCAGGAAACCACCCTGTTGACCGGCATCCGGGAACTCTGGAAACAGGACATGCAGGGGCTCTCCTGCCTGGTGTTGCTCACCTGTGTGCTGGTGCCGGGCCTGCAGATGATCGGTCTCCTGTACATCCTGGCGCCGCTCCAATGGGGGCGTCGACCGGCTGCCCATGCGGCCCGCGTCTTTCGCCTGGTCCAGGAGGTCGCTCCCTGGGGCATGATGGAGGTGTTCATGATGGGGATCCTGGTCGCCCTGGTCAAACTCGGCCACATGGCGACCATCGTGCCCGGGGTCTCGGTCTTTTCCTTTGGCGGTCTGATCTTTGTCATGGCCGCCGCCTTCTCCACCCTGGATCCACCCCTGTTATGGCAACGCCTGGACCTGCGCCGATGA
- a CDS encoding paraquat-inducible protein A: MSGVTAREQGLINCHDCHLLVEMAQDHHQCPRCGAHLHQRKPNSLARTWALVCAALILIIPANVLPITVTTSLGAKQADTIMSGVIYFMQTGSWEIAAVIFVASVFVPAAKLLILIFLLVSVRWRWRWRPKDRTTLYRLTELVGRWSMVDIYVVTILVALVKLGAVAAIEAGPAAVYFAAVVVVTMFAAESFDPRLIWDVIEEDV; the protein is encoded by the coding sequence ATGAGTGGAGTCACTGCCCGCGAGCAGGGGTTGATCAACTGCCACGACTGCCATCTGCTGGTGGAGATGGCCCAGGACCATCACCAGTGCCCGCGCTGCGGCGCCCATCTCCATCAGCGCAAACCCAACAGTCTGGCGCGGACCTGGGCCCTGGTGTGCGCGGCCCTCATCCTGATCATTCCGGCCAACGTCCTGCCCATCACCGTCACCACCTCGCTCGGCGCCAAACAGGCGGACACCATCATGAGTGGCGTGATCTATTTCATGCAGACCGGTTCCTGGGAGATCGCGGCCGTAATCTTTGTTGCCAGCGTCTTTGTGCCGGCCGCCAAGTTGCTGATTCTGATCTTTCTGCTGGTCAGCGTCCGCTGGCGCTGGCGTTGGCGACCCAAGGACCGGACCACCCTGTATCGTCTGACCGAGTTGGTCGGCCGCTGGTCCATGGTCGACATCTATGTGGTGACCATCCTGGTCGCCCTGGTCAAGCTCGGCGCGGTGGCAGCTATTGAGGCCGGACCGGCTGCCGTCTATTTTGCCGCGGTGGTGGTGGTCACCATGTTCGCCGCGGAAAGTTTCGACCCCCGTCTCATCTGGGATGTCATCGAGGAGGATGTATGA